The following proteins are co-located in the Ensifer sp. WSM1721 genome:
- a CDS encoding DUF1203 domain-containing protein → MNLRYLAMSDGEAERLQQGGRDAYGNLPNRDISDGDGVPCRHCLRNVERGEPYLILAYRPFSSVQAYAETGPIFLHAEKCPGHDGRSLPPILGSSKEYLLRGYGADERIVYGTGGIVPAENLAQRAGELLAQQEVAFVHVRSAKYNCYQCRIEAD, encoded by the coding sequence ATGAATCTGCGCTACCTTGCGATGTCCGACGGTGAAGCGGAGCGGCTGCAGCAAGGCGGCCGCGATGCCTATGGCAACTTGCCAAACCGGGACATCTCGGACGGCGACGGCGTCCCATGCAGGCACTGCCTCCGCAATGTCGAAAGAGGCGAGCCCTATCTGATCCTCGCCTATCGGCCGTTTTCGTCAGTACAGGCTTACGCCGAGACGGGGCCGATCTTCTTGCATGCCGAAAAATGCCCAGGTCACGACGGGCGCTCCCTGCCGCCCATTCTCGGATCCAGCAAGGAATACCTGCTGCGTGGATACGGCGCGGACGAACGCATCGTCTATGGAACCGGCGGGATCGTACCTGCGGAGAATCTCGCGCAACGTGCCGGGGAATTGCTGGCGCAGCAGGAGGTGGCCTTCGTGCATGTCCGCTCGGCGAAGTATAACTGCTACCAGTGCCGCATCGAGGCTGATTGA
- a CDS encoding GNAT family N-acetyltransferase, producing the protein MQVSKPEALTAQVTELEMTSPPKQSLPMPINIHTAILRVSDIPLAYYRFLYLRVGKRWHWAERLRMSDDDLAAILHDKRTTITVLYVNGAPAGFFELQQLDDDAIEITHFGLMEHALGLGLGKWFLLQALFEAWAVNPSKVRVTTNSLDHPRALQLYQQFGFSPVATREATVKPLSDDELLAFAKKL; encoded by the coding sequence ATGCAAGTATCGAAGCCTGAGGCGTTGACGGCGCAAGTGACGGAACTCGAAATGACGTCACCGCCGAAGCAAAGCCTGCCTATGCCGATCAACATACATACGGCGATCTTGCGCGTGTCGGATATTCCGCTCGCCTATTATCGCTTCCTCTATCTGCGCGTCGGCAAGCGCTGGCACTGGGCGGAACGCTTGCGCATGAGCGACGACGATCTGGCGGCCATTCTCCACGACAAGCGCACGACGATCACGGTGCTCTACGTCAACGGCGCGCCTGCCGGGTTCTTCGAACTGCAGCAATTGGACGACGACGCTATCGAAATTACCCATTTCGGGCTCATGGAACATGCCCTTGGCCTCGGGCTCGGCAAGTGGTTCCTGCTGCAGGCGTTGTTCGAGGCATGGGCCGTGAATCCCAGCAAGGTCAGGGTCACGACGAACAGCCTCGATCACCCCCGCGCCCTGCAGCTTTATCAGCAGTTCGGCTTTTCACCCGTCGCGACGCGCGAGGCGACCGTAAAACCGCTGAGCGACGACGAGTTGCTCGCGTTTGCGAAGAAGCTCTGA
- a CDS encoding multidrug efflux SMR transporter, producing the protein MSAPCLSFTLAVMAGILDVAANLASTKSNGFARRGWGALSILLVLAAFALLAEAVRDMDLAIAYAVLGATGIFGTAICGRLFFGHRLKPIGWVGLSLIFGAVLVLHTA; encoded by the coding sequence TTGAGCGCGCCGTGCCTCTCCTTCACCCTCGCCGTCATGGCCGGCATTCTCGATGTCGCAGCGAATCTTGCCTCGACGAAGTCGAATGGCTTTGCCCGCCGCGGCTGGGGCGCGCTTTCGATTCTTCTGGTGCTTGCCGCCTTCGCGCTGCTCGCGGAAGCGGTCAGGGACATGGACCTTGCCATTGCCTATGCCGTTCTCGGAGCGACCGGCATTTTCGGGACGGCCATCTGCGGCCGCCTCTTTTTCGGACATCGGCTGAAACCGATCGGTTGGGTCGGTCTGTCGCTGATCTTCGGCGCAGTACTCGTGCTTCACACCGCCTGA
- a CDS encoding GGDEF domain-containing protein, whose protein sequence is MSNPDLLLLFGEALVYVAVMIGLLHLRARLGLGVFIAALGVMHFLETYLAAVFYVQLPFGVISPGSAVLFSGKLMMILLLYVKEDAATVRQPIYGLLAGNFLTVALSLLLRRHDPVAIIPNRFADIAFIDEMGWLMLWGTTLLYFDSLIIILLYERLRRWLRRFVTIRFLVCGVAVLTFDQLGFYAALRFVNGAPMDVFWGGWMAKMMAAPFFAAAIGFYLNASRHPFLAISDRSLGDIFNDLTFRERYEDLLSRSGQDSLTGALDRGRFEGEGHETMRDAAAQNAPVSLMIIDVDHLKGVNDRFGHPEGDRVLRKLVETVKTKLQPTDRLFRYGGEEFVVLCPGLSYGDALARAEDIRLAISALVSTSNGHPVTASIGLSSTLADGAGIRELLSTADVRLYAAKSAGCNRVVGR, encoded by the coding sequence ATGTCAAATCCTGATCTTCTGCTCTTGTTCGGCGAGGCGCTTGTTTATGTCGCGGTGATGATAGGGCTTCTGCACTTGCGCGCGCGGCTGGGGCTCGGCGTCTTCATTGCAGCCCTCGGCGTCATGCACTTCCTTGAGACCTATCTCGCCGCAGTTTTCTACGTTCAGTTGCCGTTCGGCGTGATTTCTCCGGGCTCGGCCGTACTCTTTTCCGGCAAGTTGATGATGATCCTTCTCCTTTACGTGAAGGAAGATGCCGCGACGGTTCGCCAGCCGATCTACGGCTTGCTCGCCGGCAACTTTCTGACGGTTGCGTTGAGCTTGCTTTTGAGGCGGCATGATCCGGTCGCCATCATTCCGAACCGTTTCGCCGACATCGCTTTCATCGACGAAATGGGATGGCTGATGCTTTGGGGCACGACGCTTCTCTACTTCGATTCGCTCATCATCATCCTGCTCTACGAGAGGCTGAGGCGGTGGCTGCGCCGATTCGTGACGATCAGGTTCCTAGTCTGCGGCGTGGCCGTGCTGACGTTCGACCAACTGGGCTTCTATGCGGCCCTTCGCTTCGTGAACGGTGCGCCCATGGACGTATTCTGGGGCGGATGGATGGCGAAGATGATGGCGGCGCCATTCTTTGCCGCTGCCATCGGCTTTTACCTCAACGCCTCGCGTCATCCGTTCCTTGCGATTTCCGACCGCTCCTTGGGGGACATCTTCAACGATCTGACGTTCCGCGAACGCTACGAGGACCTGCTGTCCCGTTCCGGTCAGGATAGTTTGACTGGCGCGCTCGATCGTGGCCGATTCGAGGGGGAAGGCCACGAGACGATGCGCGACGCGGCTGCGCAAAATGCTCCCGTCAGCCTGATGATCATCGATGTCGACCATCTCAAGGGCGTCAATGACCGGTTCGGTCATCCGGAAGGCGATCGCGTACTGCGAAAACTGGTCGAAACGGTAAAGACGAAGCTTCAGCCCACGGACCGCCTGTTCCGCTATGGCGGCGAGGAATTCGTCGTGCTCTGTCCGGGGCTCTCGTATGGCGATGCGCTCGCGCGCGCCGAAGACATACGACTTGCCATCTCCGCTCTGGTTTCAACCTCGAACGGCCATCCGGTGACCGCCAGCATCGGGCTCTCATCGACGCTCGCCGACGGCGCGGGGATTCGCGAGTTGCTGTCCACGGCGGACGTTCGCCTCTACGCCGCGAAAAGCGCCGGCTGCAATCGGGTGGTGGGACGCTGA
- a CDS encoding alanyl-tRNA editing protein, which yields MNRTVTALFRDDFYLSTCEASVTAILDDGGIEFDQTCFYAASGGQPGDTGFLEREDGSRILIADTRHGATKDIIVHIPADGQPTPSVREKLVLHIDWPRRYRLMRMHTACHLLSVVCPFPITGASVGEEESRVDFDMSETIDKDQVTAALMKLVEENHPVYVQWITDEELAANPGIVKSKNVRPPMGLGRVSLVCIGENSSVDSQPCGGTHVSETQEVGAIHIAKIEKKGKENRRFRIRFGTPENRTAV from the coding sequence ATGAACAGGACCGTGACCGCCCTCTTCCGCGACGATTTCTATCTTTCGACGTGTGAAGCAAGCGTGACGGCAATCCTCGACGACGGCGGGATCGAGTTCGACCAGACCTGCTTCTACGCCGCATCGGGCGGGCAGCCGGGCGATACGGGGTTCCTCGAACGGGAAGACGGCAGCCGCATCTTGATTGCCGATACCCGGCATGGCGCGACCAAGGACATCATCGTTCACATTCCCGCCGATGGACAGCCGACGCCGTCCGTCCGCGAGAAGCTCGTCCTGCACATCGACTGGCCGCGGCGATACCGGCTGATGCGCATGCACACGGCCTGTCACCTGCTGTCGGTCGTCTGCCCGTTTCCGATTACGGGCGCGTCCGTCGGCGAGGAGGAGAGCCGCGTCGATTTCGATATGAGCGAAACGATCGACAAGGATCAGGTCACGGCGGCACTGATGAAGCTCGTAGAGGAGAACCATCCGGTCTACGTACAGTGGATCACCGACGAGGAACTCGCCGCCAATCCTGGCATCGTCAAGTCGAAGAATGTCCGCCCGCCGATGGGTCTTGGCCGCGTGAGCCTCGTGTGCATCGGGGAGAATTCGTCCGTGGATAGCCAGCCCTGTGGCGGAACGCATGTTTCCGAGACGCAGGAAGTGGGCGCGATCCATATCGCCAAGATCGAGAAGAAGGGCAAGGAGAATCGGCGTTTTCGGATCCGGTTCGGAACGCCCGAGAATCGGACCGCCGTCTAG
- a CDS encoding HlyU family transcriptional regulator, translated as MASFFSKLFGFSGGSEKQAQPAAGKTETYADCLIRATPMREGAQYRLAGSIEKAMPDGATKVRNFIRADLFTSEQDAIDSALRKGRQIIDEQRSTLFSDDAQSRSV; from the coding sequence ATGGCATCGTTCTTCTCGAAACTGTTCGGCTTTTCCGGCGGCTCTGAGAAGCAGGCACAGCCTGCGGCGGGCAAGACGGAGACCTATGCGGACTGCCTGATCCGTGCCACGCCGATGCGCGAAGGCGCGCAATACCGGCTCGCGGGCAGCATCGAAAAGGCCATGCCCGACGGGGCTACGAAAGTGCGCAACTTCATTCGGGCCGACCTCTTCACCTCGGAACAGGACGCCATCGATTCGGCGTTGCGCAAGGGACGACAGATCATCGACGAGCAGCGCTCGACGCTCTTTTCCGACGATGCGCAGTCCCGCTCGGTCTGA
- a CDS encoding SMR family transporter has protein sequence MPPAWLFLMLAIITEVVGLTVMKAASASGSYFGHAVMYASIALSYVFLARAVKTIPVGVAYAIWEGSGVALITLVSVFLFGHVLSGREMLGLTMAVAGILLVNAGDSDKEEAAEGAAS, from the coding sequence ATGCCTCCTGCCTGGCTTTTCCTGATGCTCGCCATCATAACCGAAGTCGTCGGCCTCACGGTCATGAAGGCGGCCTCTGCATCCGGCTCTTACTTCGGGCACGCGGTCATGTATGCCTCGATCGCCCTCTCCTATGTCTTTCTGGCAAGAGCGGTGAAGACGATCCCGGTCGGCGTCGCCTATGCGATCTGGGAAGGGTCCGGCGTCGCCCTCATCACGCTCGTCTCGGTGTTCCTTTTCGGCCATGTGCTCAGCGGACGCGAAATGCTCGGTCTGACGATGGCCGTCGCGGGCATCCTGCTCGTCAATGCGGGCGATAGCGACAAAGAGGAAGCGGCCGAAGGAGCAGCCTCTTGA
- a CDS encoding Lrp/AsnC family transcriptional regulator: protein MSDLDAIDRSILRILQQDGRITNADLATKVGLSPSACSRRVDILEKSGTIAGYHARIAHKALDYKIMVIVHISLSGQFAKTLAEFEAAVKLCPNVLVCYLMSGEYDYILRVAAKDLEDYERIHRDWLSALPHVVKINSSFSLREVIDRPNVGI from the coding sequence ATGAGCGACCTCGATGCTATTGATCGTTCGATTCTGCGTATTCTCCAGCAGGACGGCAGGATCACCAATGCGGATCTCGCGACAAAGGTGGGCCTCTCGCCGTCGGCCTGTTCCCGACGCGTCGACATTCTCGAAAAATCCGGGACGATCGCCGGCTATCATGCGCGCATTGCGCACAAGGCGCTCGATTACAAGATCATGGTCATCGTGCACATTTCGCTTTCTGGCCAGTTCGCCAAGACGCTCGCGGAATTCGAAGCGGCCGTGAAGCTCTGTCCCAATGTGCTCGTCTGCTATCTCATGTCCGGGGAATACGACTACATCCTGCGGGTGGCGGCGAAGGACCTCGAGGACTACGAACGGATCCACCGCGATTGGCTGTCGGCGCTGCCGCATGTGGTGAAGATCAATTCGAGCTTCTCGCTTCGCGAGGTCATCGATCGCCCCAATGTTGGGATCTGA
- the ald gene encoding alanine dehydrogenase produces MRVGCPKEIKNHEYRVGLTPGSVREYVAHGHEVIVETKAGAGIGADDDAYRAAGARIVPTAKEVFEKSDMIVKVKEPQPSEWAQLREGQILYTYLHLAPDPDQTRGLLSSGATAVAYETVTDERGGLPLLAPMSEVAGRLAIQAGATSLQKANGGRGILLGGVPGVLPAKVAIIGGGVVGLHAAKMAAGLGADVSILDRSIPRLRQLDDIFNGRIHTRYSTIDALEEEVFSADLVIGAVLIPGAAAPKLVTREMLSGMKKGAVIVDVAIDQGGCFETSHATTHSEPTYEVDGIVHYCVANMPGAVPITSTHALNNATLHYGLQLADRGLKAIAEDRHLRAGLNVHRGRVTNAAVAEALGYDAHAPEAVLNVA; encoded by the coding sequence ATGCGTGTCGGTTGCCCGAAGGAAATTAAAAACCATGAATACCGTGTCGGCCTGACGCCCGGATCGGTCCGGGAATACGTCGCCCATGGACACGAAGTGATCGTGGAAACGAAGGCCGGGGCAGGGATCGGGGCGGACGATGACGCCTATCGCGCCGCGGGCGCGAGGATCGTTCCGACGGCGAAGGAAGTGTTCGAAAAGTCGGACATGATCGTCAAGGTCAAGGAGCCGCAACCTAGCGAATGGGCGCAACTGCGCGAAGGCCAGATCCTCTACACCTATCTTCATCTCGCGCCCGATCCGGATCAGACCAGGGGGCTGCTCAGTTCGGGTGCTACGGCGGTTGCCTATGAGACGGTGACGGATGAGCGCGGCGGTCTGCCGCTGCTGGCCCCGATGTCGGAAGTGGCTGGCCGCTTGGCTATTCAGGCAGGTGCCACCTCGCTTCAGAAGGCGAACGGCGGCCGCGGCATCCTGCTCGGCGGCGTGCCGGGCGTGCTTCCCGCCAAGGTCGCGATCATCGGCGGCGGCGTTGTCGGCCTGCACGCGGCCAAGATGGCCGCCGGTCTCGGCGCCGACGTCTCGATCCTCGACCGCTCGATCCCGCGCCTGCGCCAGCTCGACGACATCTTCAACGGCCGCATACATACGCGCTACTCGACGATCGACGCCCTGGAGGAGGAGGTCTTTTCGGCCGATCTTGTAATCGGGGCCGTTCTCATTCCGGGCGCTGCAGCGCCCAAGCTCGTTACGCGCGAGATGCTGTCCGGCATGAAGAAGGGTGCCGTTATCGTCGATGTTGCGATCGACCAGGGCGGCTGCTTCGAGACTTCACACGCGACGACGCACTCCGAGCCGACCTATGAAGTGGATGGCATCGTGCACTATTGCGTGGCGAACATGCCGGGGGCGGTACCGATCACGTCCACCCACGCGCTCAACAACGCTACCCTTCACTACGGCCTGCAGCTCGCCGACCGCGGCCTCAAGGCGATCGCCGAAGACCGGCATCTGCGCGCCGGTCTCAACGTTCACAGGGGACGCGTGACCAACGCAGCCGTCGCTGAAGCGCTCGGCTACGACGCTCACGCGCCGGAGGCAGTTCTCAACGTCGCCTGA
- a CDS encoding cysteine synthase A, which translates to MRVLPSVLEAIGNTPLIRLKAVSEATGCTILGKAEFLNPGQSVKDRAALWIIREAEKAGQLRPGGVIVEGTAGNTGIGLAVVGSALGYRTVIVIPETQSQEKKDALRLLGAELVEVPAVPYKNPNNYVKISGRLAAELAKTEPNGAIWANQFDNVANRDAHVESTAPEIWRDTDGQVHGFTCAVGSGGTLAGVAQGLRARNPAIKIGIADPEGAALYNYYAHGELKASGSSITEGIGQGRITANLEGFTPDFAYQIPDSEAVPYVFDLIEKEGICVGGSTGINIAGAVRLARDLGPGHTIVTILCDYGNRYQSKLFNPDFLASKGLPIPSWLKTTSTITVPYEPVG; encoded by the coding sequence ATGCGTGTTCTTCCGTCCGTGCTCGAAGCCATCGGCAATACACCGCTGATCCGGCTCAAGGCCGTTTCCGAAGCCACCGGCTGCACCATCCTCGGCAAAGCGGAGTTTCTCAATCCCGGGCAGTCGGTGAAGGACCGGGCCGCACTTTGGATCATCCGCGAGGCGGAGAAAGCCGGACAGTTGCGGCCGGGCGGCGTGATCGTCGAAGGAACGGCCGGCAACACCGGAATCGGCCTTGCCGTCGTCGGTAGCGCGCTCGGATACCGCACGGTCATCGTGATCCCCGAGACGCAGAGCCAGGAGAAGAAGGACGCCCTGCGCCTGCTCGGTGCGGAACTGGTCGAAGTGCCGGCCGTCCCCTACAAGAACCCGAACAACTACGTGAAGATTTCCGGCCGGCTGGCCGCCGAACTCGCCAAGACCGAGCCGAACGGCGCCATCTGGGCAAATCAATTCGACAACGTGGCCAACCGCGACGCGCACGTGGAATCGACAGCGCCGGAAATCTGGCGCGATACCGACGGCCAGGTTCACGGCTTCACCTGCGCCGTCGGCTCTGGCGGTACGCTTGCCGGCGTGGCGCAGGGATTGCGTGCGAGGAACCCGGCGATCAAGATCGGTATTGCCGATCCGGAAGGGGCAGCACTTTACAACTACTATGCCCACGGCGAGCTCAAGGCGAGCGGCAGCTCGATCACGGAGGGCATCGGCCAGGGCCGAATCACCGCCAACCTCGAAGGCTTCACGCCCGATTTCGCCTATCAGATTCCCGATTCCGAAGCCGTGCCCTACGTCTTCGATCTCATTGAAAAGGAAGGCATCTGCGTCGGCGGCTCGACCGGCATCAACATTGCCGGCGCCGTCCGACTCGCCCGGGACCTCGGGCCCGGACATACGATCGTGACGATCCTCTGCGACTATGGTAACCGCTATCAGTCGAAACTCTTCAACCCGGATTTCCTGGCCTCGAAGGGGCTGCCGATTCCCTCCTGGCTGAAGACGACTTCGACCATCACCGTGCCTTACGAACCAGTCGGATAG
- the sseA gene encoding 3-mercaptopyruvate sulfurtransferase: MNNTGENKSSFVVSADWLEQRLADPAIKIVDAAWYLPAQNRDPKAEYKAAHIPGAVFFDQDAIADQTSGLPHTLPSPEAFAKAVGAMGIGEDDTIVVYDGPGIFTAPRVWWMFRIMGARNVFVLDGGMDGWKAEGRPTTTEVPTPAPRAFNASFHAEAVTSFERMRDIVENRLAQIADARSAGRFAGEEPEPRAGMRSGHMPGAKSLPSGAFSDNGKLKSLDALRRTFEDAGIDLSKPVVTTCGSGVTAAIITLALQSLGHGDNTLYDGSWSEWGGRSDTPVANR, translated from the coding sequence ATGAACAACACGGGTGAAAACAAGAGCAGCTTTGTCGTTTCCGCGGACTGGCTCGAACAGCGTCTCGCCGATCCGGCGATCAAGATTGTTGACGCCGCCTGGTACCTGCCGGCTCAGAACCGCGATCCAAAGGCAGAATACAAGGCCGCGCACATTCCTGGGGCGGTCTTCTTCGACCAGGACGCAATCGCCGACCAGACGAGCGGCCTGCCGCACACCCTACCCTCCCCCGAGGCGTTCGCTAAAGCAGTTGGCGCAATGGGCATTGGCGAGGACGACACGATCGTCGTCTATGACGGCCCAGGCATCTTCACCGCGCCACGGGTCTGGTGGATGTTTCGGATCATGGGGGCAAGGAACGTCTTCGTTCTCGACGGCGGAATGGATGGATGGAAGGCAGAAGGTCGGCCTACGACCACCGAGGTACCAACGCCGGCCCCCCGGGCTTTCAACGCGAGCTTCCATGCGGAGGCAGTCACGTCATTCGAGCGCATGAGGGACATCGTCGAGAATCGGCTTGCCCAGATTGCCGATGCGCGGAGCGCCGGACGCTTCGCCGGCGAGGAGCCGGAACCGCGGGCGGGGATGCGATCGGGCCATATGCCTGGCGCCAAGAGCCTGCCGTCCGGCGCGTTCTCCGATAACGGCAAGCTCAAGAGCCTCGATGCGCTGCGCCGTACCTTTGAGGATGCGGGCATCGACTTGTCGAAACCGGTCGTAACCACTTGCGGGTCCGGTGTGACCGCCGCCATCATCACTCTTGCGCTTCAATCCTTGGGACATGGCGACAATACGCTCTATGATGGCTCCTGGTCCGAATGGGGCGGGCGGTCTGACACGCCGGTCGCAAACCGGTAG
- a CDS encoding SDR family oxidoreductase encodes MTTVFTARPEHGLVWITGASSGIGRAVALRLVEEGYSVVVTARSHDKLVALQHEVTGPGKMVVLDGDVTDPRDMDRLVAAIEYEHGQVALAILNAGVIIPVRGDDLHREAFDKTLAVNLHGVVNCLIPVVEHMKAKGHGQIAIMSSAAGYGGVPMNAAYGASKAALINMAESLKFDLDRIGIRLQLICPGFVDTERAAKSGISRPALVSVEEAAEQISLGLKSSRFEITFPKRFTYLVKLLQLLPYSAYFALLNWLVPWRDVVASAPKNKQSGSDGQSRQAV; translated from the coding sequence ATGACGACCGTATTTACCGCCCGCCCCGAACATGGACTGGTATGGATCACCGGGGCAAGCTCCGGCATCGGACGAGCCGTTGCGCTCCGGCTTGTGGAAGAAGGATATTCGGTGGTCGTTACGGCGCGCAGCCATGACAAGCTGGTCGCGCTGCAGCATGAGGTGACTGGTCCCGGCAAGATGGTCGTTCTCGACGGCGATGTTACCGATCCCCGCGACATGGATCGGCTGGTCGCGGCGATCGAATACGAGCACGGGCAGGTGGCGCTCGCCATTCTCAATGCCGGGGTTATCATCCCGGTCCGCGGTGACGACCTGCACCGTGAGGCCTTCGACAAGACTCTTGCCGTCAATCTTCACGGCGTCGTCAATTGCCTCATACCCGTCGTCGAGCACATGAAGGCTAAGGGACACGGCCAGATCGCCATCATGTCTTCGGCGGCCGGCTATGGCGGCGTGCCGATGAATGCGGCCTATGGTGCTAGCAAGGCGGCTCTGATCAACATGGCGGAAAGCCTCAAGTTCGACCTCGATCGCATCGGAATCCGCCTGCAGCTGATCTGTCCCGGCTTTGTCGACACCGAACGAGCGGCAAAGAGCGGCATTTCACGGCCTGCTCTGGTGAGCGTCGAAGAAGCGGCGGAGCAAATAAGCCTTGGGTTGAAGTCTTCGCGCTTCGAGATCACTTTTCCGAAGCGCTTTACCTATCTCGTCAAACTGCTGCAGCTCCTGCCCTACAGCGCCTATTTCGCCCTGCTCAACTGGCTGGTGCCTTGGCGGGACGTGGTCGCCTCCGCACCGAAGAACAAGCAGTCCGGTTCCGATGGGCAGTCGCGTCAGGCGGTGTGA
- a CDS encoding bifunctional 2',3'-cyclic-nucleotide 2'-phosphodiesterase/3'-nucleotidase — protein sequence MQKTIVPHPISRRALLGGLAASSALVVLHPFSARASADQAHLRIMETTDLHVHVFPYDYYADKPNDTLGLARTASIIDEIRAEATNTILVDNGDFLQGNPMGDYIAYKRGMKEGDMHPIIAAMNVLGYDCGTLGNHEFNYGLDFMFNVLHGANFPIVCANLTKSALAATPRRDALFLKPYVILDRKVRDGAGEEHPIRVGLIGFLPPQIMTWDVKNLEGKANARDIVKAAEAWVPQMREEGADIVIALSHSGIGQQGYAENLENASVPLAAIDGIDAIVTGHSHLDFPGPKFDGFAGVMGGFWGSHLGLIDLMLDRDGGKWRVIGSTSEARPIFRRDGTKVIAEVGDKPEVLAAAQKDHEATLAYVRTPVGRTSAPLYSYFALVADDPSVQIVSQAQTWYIRDMLKDTEHKDLPVLSAAAPFKAGGRGGADYYTDVPAGDIAIKNVADLYLYTNTVQAVIVTGEQVLNWLEMSAGIFNQIAPGSVDASLINRDFPSYNFDVIDGVTYQIDLSQPPKFDKDGNLVNPQANRIRDLQFAGKAIDPGQKFVVATNNYRAGGGGHFPEIAADKVVFVAPDTNRDVIVRYILDQGTINPSADSNWKFAPLKDTSVLFDSSPKARQFLSQVKAVAIEDAGDGADGFARFRIKL from the coding sequence ATGCAAAAGACGATCGTCCCGCATCCGATCTCGCGCCGCGCCTTGCTCGGTGGCCTGGCCGCCTCCTCAGCTCTCGTGGTCCTTCACCCCTTCTCCGCCCGCGCAAGCGCCGACCAAGCGCATCTCCGGATCATGGAAACGACCGATCTGCACGTCCACGTGTTCCCTTACGACTACTACGCAGACAAGCCGAACGACACGCTCGGTCTCGCTCGCACCGCCTCGATCATCGATGAGATCCGGGCTGAGGCGACGAACACGATCCTCGTCGACAATGGTGATTTCCTTCAAGGCAATCCGATGGGAGATTACATCGCCTACAAACGCGGCATGAAGGAAGGCGACATGCATCCGATCATCGCCGCGATGAACGTGCTCGGCTACGATTGCGGCACGCTCGGCAATCACGAATTCAATTACGGCCTGGACTTCATGTTCAATGTCCTCCATGGCGCGAATTTTCCGATCGTCTGCGCCAATCTGACCAAGAGCGCGCTTGCTGCCACGCCGCGCCGGGACGCGCTCTTCCTCAAGCCCTACGTCATCCTTGATCGAAAGGTCAGGGATGGCGCCGGCGAGGAGCATCCGATCCGCGTCGGCCTGATCGGCTTCTTGCCGCCGCAGATCATGACCTGGGATGTCAAGAATCTCGAGGGCAAGGCCAATGCGCGCGACATCGTCAAGGCCGCTGAAGCCTGGGTGCCGCAGATGCGCGAGGAAGGCGCCGATATCGTCATCGCCCTCTCCCACTCCGGCATCGGACAGCAGGGCTATGCCGAGAATCTCGAAAACGCATCGGTGCCGCTGGCGGCGATTGACGGCATCGATGCGATCGTCACCGGCCACAGCCACCTCGACTTTCCCGGACCCAAGTTCGACGGTTTTGCCGGCGTCATGGGCGGTTTCTGGGGCTCGCATCTCGGTCTCATCGATCTCATGCTCGATCGCGACGGCGGCAAATGGCGCGTGATCGGCTCCACGAGCGAGGCGCGGCCGATCTTTCGGCGGGACGGGACGAAGGTGATCGCCGAAGTCGGCGACAAGCCGGAGGTGCTTGCGGCGGCGCAGAAGGATCACGAGGCGACACTCGCCTATGTTCGCACCCCCGTCGGCCGGACTTCGGCGCCGCTCTACTCCTATTTCGCCCTCGTCGCCGACGACCCATCCGTACAGATCGTCAGCCAGGCGCAGACCTGGTATATCCGCGACATGCTCAAGGACACCGAGCACAAGGACCTGCCGGTGCTTTCCGCGGCCGCTCCGTTCAAGGCCGGCGGGCGCGGCGGCGCGGACTACTATACCGACGTTCCGGCGGGCGACATCGCTATCAAGAACGTCGCCGATCTCTACCTCTATACCAATACGGTGCAGGCGGTCATCGTCACCGGTGAGCAGGTGCTGAACTGGCTCGAAATGTCCGCCGGAATCTTCAACCAGATCGCTCCGGGATCGGTCGACGCGAGCCTGATCAACCGTGATTTCCCGTCCTACAATTTCGACGTGATCGACGGTGTCACCTATCAGATCGACCTCTCCCAGCCGCCGAAGTTCGACAAGGACGGCAACCTTGTGAACCCGCAGGCAAACCGCATTCGCGACCTGCAATTCGCCGGCAAGGCGATCGATCCCGGTCAGAAGTTCGTCGTGGCGACCAATAATTACCGTGCCGGCGGCGGTGGGCATTTTCCGGAGATCGCTGCCGACAAGGTGGTCTTCGTCGCACCAGATACCAATCGCGACGTGATCGTCCGCTACATTCTCGACCAGGGGACGATCAACCCGTCAGCCGATTCGAACTGGAAATTTGCACCGCTTAAGGACACGAGCGTGCTCTTCGACAGCAGCCCGAAGGCGCGGCAGTTCCTGTCGCAGGTCAAGGCGGTGGCTATCGAAGATGCCGGCGACGGCGCCGATGGCTTCGCGCGGTTTCGCATCAAGCTTTGA